The following are encoded together in the Candidatus Bandiella woodruffii genome:
- a CDS encoding LysR substrate-binding domain-containing protein: MSRAILYLSLANTLCDLTLNLFEKFKNKIFDIVLVKMNRPEDFPNGFDVWSEPLKWVGDVNLLSSNKPIPLVLSPQPCVYRRAAIDALEKAGRSWRLVFSSTSYTSSVAAVKAGMGITVMPSTMISDELMEIESKYMPNLPDTHVSLLKQKADNNIINTLEGFILKKLRHLTAK; encoded by the coding sequence GTGAGCAGGGCAATTTTATATCTATCTTTGGCTAACACTCTGTGCGATTTAACCCTTAATCTTTTTGAAAAATTTAAAAATAAGATTTTCGATATAGTTTTGGTTAAAATGAATCGCCCCGAAGATTTCCCAAATGGATTTGATGTATGGTCTGAACCACTCAAATGGGTTGGTGATGTCAACCTATTATCTTCTAATAAACCGATACCGCTAGTTCTCTCTCCACAACCTTGTGTTTATCGTAGAGCCGCTATAGATGCTCTTGAAAAAGCTGGACGTTCTTGGCGTTTAGTTTTTTCAAGTACAAGTTATACAAGTAGTGTTGCTGCTGTAAAAGCTGGTATGGGTATTACAGTCATGCCAAGCACTATGATTTCAGATGAGCTTATGGAGATAGAATCAAAATACATGCCTAATCTTCCTGATACGCATGTTTCTTTACTAAAACAAAAAGCAGATAATAACATCATTAATACATTAGAAGGTTTTATACTAAAAAAATTACGACACCTCACAGCTAAATAA